One genomic window of Clostridia bacterium includes the following:
- a CDS encoding DUF4393 domain-containing protein: MPEELGKELLVESAKAVAVEGYNDTLKPTLESIGNIIALPFQAIDAALAKPKLWVAEKQYNFEKTRELLAYKMKDVSEKKIVPPESYVAVPALQQISYCFDSDELREMYANLLASSMNIDTKYDVHPSFVDIIKQLTPDEAKLLKKLSSQNDYPLIDVVLRKKDGGYVTLVHNFTNIAENVCDCPSEIFAYLDNFERLKLIAIPNGVYLNTEALYKPLKEHVSIKGLLNRTVNEGEKIEIEKGKFELTAFGKNFIKVCL; this comes from the coding sequence ATGCCAGAAGAATTAGGAAAAGAACTTTTAGTTGAATCTGCTAAAGCAGTTGCAGTCGAAGGATATAACGATACATTGAAACCCACACTTGAATCTATCGGAAATATTATTGCACTTCCTTTTCAAGCCATTGATGCGGCGCTTGCAAAACCGAAGTTGTGGGTTGCAGAAAAACAATATAATTTTGAAAAAACAAGAGAATTATTAGCGTACAAAATGAAAGATGTTTCCGAGAAAAAAATTGTTCCTCCTGAAAGTTATGTTGCAGTTCCTGCGTTACAACAGATTTCGTATTGTTTCGACAGTGATGAGTTGAGAGAAATGTATGCAAATCTTCTTGCTTCTTCTATGAATATTGATACGAAATATGATGTTCATCCTTCGTTTGTTGACATTATTAAACAGCTAACACCTGATGAAGCAAAGTTGTTAAAAAAACTTTCATCCCAAAATGATTATCCTTTGATAGATGTTGTTTTGAGAAAAAAAGATGGGGGATACGTAACTTTAGTTCATAATTTCACTAATATTGCTGAAAATGTGTGTGATTGTCCGAGTGAGATATTTGCATACTTAGATAATTTTGAAAGATTGAAATTGATTGCAATTCCAAACGGAGTATATCTTAACACAGAAGCGTTATATAAACCGTTAAAAGAACATGTGTCCATTAAAGGATTATTAAATAGAACTGTTAATGAAGGAGAAAAAATTGAAATTGAAAAAGGTAAATTTGAGTTGACAGCGTTCGGGAAAAACTTTATTAAAGTGTGTTTATAA
- the fusA gene encoding elongation factor G — protein MKTYLMKDMRNVCILGHGGSGKTSLAESMLFLGNGTDRLGKVTDGNTVSDYESEEIKRKISISTSVLPLEWKNTKINILDTPGFLDFSGEVLQATRVADGAIITVGAKAGVQVGTEFAWKYATKRNIPKIIFVGKMDEDNANYNKVLEDLKAHFGNSIAPFYFPILENDKFKGYVNVVKMEGRMFEDGKIVDVPVPENMLDQIEPARQMILEAVAETSEEMMDKFFAGEEFTTEEIQAALRIGVEHNEITPVLCGSAFTTTSIRKVLDAILEYLPSPEAINPVIDADGGSIMTVTPEEEAPLAAVVFKTIADPFVGKLSFVRVYRGRIKADSTVFNGTQSVLEKIGKVYIMKGKKQEETDAITAGDIGAIPKLATTNTGDTLCSRSSPVALEGIEFPIPNLAKRIRPKQKGDEEKISTGLSKLREEDKTIAMEINSETHETILKGMGDLHIEIITAKLKEKYKVDVELSEPKIAYREAIRRKVKVEGKHKKQSGGHGQYGHVWIEFEPVESDSMIFEEQVFGGSVPKNYFPAVEKGLRESCLHGVLAGYPVVNLKATLLDGSYHPVDSSEMAFKIAAAAAFKTGLAQANPVLLEPVDHVEVIVPDEYMGDVIGDINKRRGRVLGMQPNAEGDQEIIAEVPSSELAKYATDLRSLTQGRGSFTRAFERYEDAPPHIVEKVVAEAKVEE, from the coding sequence ATGAAAACGTATCTCATGAAAGACATGCGAAATGTGTGTATCCTAGGCCACGGCGGTTCCGGAAAGACTTCTCTTGCCGAAAGTATGCTGTTTCTTGGCAACGGGACCGACCGTTTGGGTAAAGTAACCGACGGCAACACTGTTTCGGATTACGAAAGCGAAGAAATCAAAAGAAAAATTTCCATTAGCACATCGGTTCTGCCGTTGGAATGGAAAAATACTAAAATCAACATTTTGGATACGCCCGGATTTTTGGACTTCTCGGGTGAAGTTTTGCAGGCAACCCGTGTTGCAGACGGTGCGATTATTACAGTCGGTGCAAAAGCCGGTGTTCAGGTTGGTACTGAATTTGCATGGAAATACGCAACAAAGAGAAATATCCCCAAAATTATTTTCGTAGGCAAAATGGACGAGGACAATGCCAACTATAACAAGGTTTTAGAAGACCTGAAAGCGCATTTCGGCAACAGCATTGCCCCCTTCTACTTCCCCATTCTGGAAAACGATAAATTCAAAGGCTATGTAAACGTTGTTAAAATGGAAGGCCGTATGTTTGAAGACGGCAAAATCGTAGATGTGCCCGTTCCGGAAAACATGTTAGACCAGATTGAACCTGCCCGCCAGATGATTTTAGAAGCGGTTGCAGAAACCAGCGAAGAAATGATGGACAAATTCTTTGCAGGGGAAGAATTCACAACTGAGGAAATTCAGGCAGCGCTCAGAATCGGTGTAGAACACAACGAAATTACACCCGTTCTTTGCGGTTCTGCTTTTACCACCACCAGCATCCGTAAGGTTTTGGATGCAATTTTGGAATATCTGCCCTCTCCGGAAGCAATCAACCCGGTTATCGACGCGGACGGCGGTTCTATCATGACCGTTACCCCCGAAGAAGAAGCACCTTTAGCTGCAGTTGTATTTAAGACCATTGCTGACCCGTTTGTGGGCAAGCTTTCGTTCGTTCGTGTTTACAGAGGTCGCATTAAGGCAGATTCTACTGTATTCAATGGCACCCAGAGTGTTCTGGAGAAAATCGGTAAGGTATATATTATGAAGGGTAAGAAGCAGGAAGAAACCGATGCCATCACCGCAGGTGATATCGGTGCAATTCCGAAGCTTGCCACCACCAACACCGGTGACACTCTTTGCAGCCGTTCGTCTCCGGTAGCTTTAGAAGGCATTGAATTCCCCATTCCGAACCTTGCAAAACGCATCCGTCCGAAACAGAAGGGCGACGAAGAAAAAATCAGCACAGGACTTTCTAAGCTCCGTGAAGAAGACAAGACCATCGCAATGGAAATCAATTCCGAAACTCATGAAACCATTTTAAAGGGTATGGGCGATTTACATATTGAAATCATCACTGCGAAGCTGAAGGAAAAATATAAGGTTGACGTAGAACTTTCCGAGCCTAAAATTGCATATCGTGAAGCCATTCGCCGTAAGGTTAAGGTAGAAGGTAAGCACAAAAAGCAATCGGGCGGTCACGGTCAGTACGGTCACGTATGGATTGAATTTGAACCGGTTGAATCCGATTCCATGATTTTTGAAGAACAGGTATTCGGCGGTTCGGTTCCGAAGAACTACTTCCCGGCTGTTGAAAAGGGCTTGAGAGAAAGCTGTCTGCATGGTGTACTGGCAGGCTATCCGGTTGTAAACTTAAAGGCTACCTTGCTTGACGGTTCGTATCATCCGGTAGACTCTTCTGAAATGGCGTTTAAGATTGCAGCAGCTGCAGCATTTAAGACAGGTCTGGCACAGGCAAATCCTGTATTGCTCGAACCCGTTGACCATGTGGAAGTCATTGTTCCCGATGAATACATGGGCGATGTTATCGGTGATATCAACAAGCGTCGCGGCAGAGTACTCGGTATGCAGCCCAATGCAGAGGGTGACCAGGAAATCATTGCAGAAGTTCCGTCTTCCGAGCTTGCAAAATATGCAACCGACCTGCGTTCGCTGACTCAGGGCAGAGGCTCGTTCACGCGCGCATTTGAACGTTATGAGGATGCACCGCCGCACATCGTAGAAAAGGTTGTTGCGGAAGCAAAAGTCGAAGAATAA
- a CDS encoding YqzL family protein: MFDTWPYFHETGDIEAYLLYRELNRILDSEYAEEIALEKKEEHEREITGTYPEGDQPWGSG, encoded by the coding sequence ATGTTTGACACATGGCCATACTTTCACGAAACGGGCGATATTGAGGCATATTTGCTGTATCGGGAGCTAAACCGCATCTTAGACAGCGAATACGCCGAGGAAATTGCATTGGAGAAGAAGGAAGAACATGAACGAGAAATTACGGGGACTTATCCTGAGGGAGACCAACCTTGGGGAAGCGGATAA
- a CDS encoding RpiB/LacA/LacB family sugar-phosphate isomerase: MKKVKDKQILVGADFAGFPLKEAVCEHLREKGWTITDVGVKVDSDPDDTDLMFHRVGLRAGAMISEGEFERALLFCGTGMGIHIAASKCPHVHAGVVESVPAALRAITGNGVNVLAMGAFYVAPAMACDIVDAYLNAELGTGYEWWKNFYEFHKLAIDELEAFNYEEYKANGFKVNKLGDFPLKLEKKPE, translated from the coding sequence ATGAAAAAAGTAAAAGATAAGCAAATTTTGGTAGGTGCAGATTTTGCAGGATTTCCGCTTAAAGAAGCGGTATGCGAACATTTAAGAGAAAAAGGGTGGACAATCACCGATGTTGGTGTGAAAGTGGATTCCGATCCCGATGACACAGATTTGATGTTTCACAGAGTAGGTCTTCGCGCAGGGGCTATGATTTCTGAAGGCGAGTTTGAGCGCGCACTTCTTTTCTGCGGTACAGGTATGGGTATACACATTGCGGCAAGCAAATGTCCACATGTGCATGCAGGTGTTGTGGAAAGTGTTCCTGCGGCACTCCGCGCGATTACCGGTAACGGCGTGAATGTACTTGCTATGGGCGCGTTCTATGTTGCGCCTGCGATGGCATGTGATATTGTGGATGCGTATCTTAACGCAGAACTTGGAACAGGCTACGAGTGGTGGAAGAATTTCTATGAGTTCCACAAACTTGCAATAGACGAGCTTGAGGCGTTCAACTATGAAGAATACAAAGCAAACGGCTTTAAAGTAAATAAACTTGGCGACTTTCCTTTAAAGCTTGAGAAAAAGCCCGAATGA
- a CDS encoding DUF5596 domain-containing protein, with product MMKIFDGHFHARMTEANPRDLLQKMEKAGVYGGCVFSNKPYIPGQPYKTVYSFQQRMDEVLSWTKDCPDRLFPVIWVHPDEENLIENLSLAKENGICAFKMCANDYYVYEEKAIKVLKEMARIDMPVFFHSGILWSDGTPESKYNKPLNWEALIEIEGLRFSMGHCSWPWVDECIAMYGEFLNGLISKNTAEMFFDITPGTPQIYREELLTKLYTVGYDVGNNIFFGTDANAFDYNSEWAADWLETDRKIMDKLGVSKENRQKLYHDNLLRFLGKTPVKIEHLSPECDNSNSWRCDNPKVKDIIRKRYESIGFDPSYNEAFSEALETIKISDAITIEDYDVNEKDGKRNLLSYLFMLDALEKKYEEKGIPKEIFDDTVKDLSRWTDTWTDVKNELYLGELSWLKHHYEMKLFKIGRLQFCMGECEHDIPSKGLKVGDTVMEIHIPEAGPLDKEACKASIEQAKSFFSKYFPEFEYKYFTCHSWLLDQTLSEILNENSNILKFQELFEIVDRDEADSLLGYIFKWKINRRQALSCVCNSGFAQRVKDRILKNGKFYNGLGVIEK from the coding sequence ATGATGAAGATTTTTGACGGACATTTTCATGCTCGTATGACTGAAGCAAATCCGAGGGACCTGCTTCAAAAAATGGAAAAGGCTGGTGTATATGGCGGTTGTGTTTTTTCGAATAAGCCCTATATTCCGGGTCAGCCCTATAAAACCGTGTATTCTTTTCAACAAAGAATGGATGAAGTACTTTCCTGGACAAAGGATTGTCCTGACAGATTGTTCCCGGTTATCTGGGTGCATCCCGATGAAGAAAACTTAATAGAGAATCTTTCTTTGGCGAAAGAAAATGGCATTTGTGCTTTTAAAATGTGTGCTAATGATTACTATGTGTATGAAGAAAAAGCCATTAAAGTGCTAAAGGAAATGGCGCGTATAGATATGCCGGTATTTTTCCATTCCGGAATTTTGTGGAGTGACGGCACGCCGGAATCCAAATACAATAAACCGCTCAACTGGGAAGCTCTCATTGAAATTGAAGGACTCCGTTTTTCCATGGGACATTGCTCCTGGCCCTGGGTGGATGAGTGTATTGCTATGTATGGCGAATTTTTAAACGGTTTGATTTCCAAAAACACGGCGGAAATGTTTTTTGATATTACACCAGGCACACCCCAAATTTACCGTGAAGAGCTTTTGACAAAGCTTTATACCGTTGGTTACGATGTAGGTAACAATATTTTCTTTGGTACTGATGCCAATGCGTTTGATTATAATTCCGAATGGGCGGCCGACTGGCTCGAAACCGACAGAAAGATTATGGATAAGCTCGGGGTTTCAAAAGAAAACCGCCAAAAGCTTTATCATGACAATCTTTTGCGCTTCTTAGGGAAAACACCGGTTAAAATTGAACATCTCAGTCCCGAGTGTGACAATTCCAATTCCTGGAGATGTGACAATCCGAAAGTAAAGGATATTATCCGTAAGCGATACGAAAGTATTGGCTTCGACCCTTCTTACAATGAAGCTTTTTCCGAAGCATTGGAAACGATTAAAATTTCGGACGCGATAACCATTGAAGACTATGATGTGAACGAAAAAGACGGCAAACGCAATCTTCTTTCGTATCTGTTTATGTTGGATGCTTTGGAAAAGAAATACGAAGAAAAGGGAATCCCGAAAGAAATCTTTGACGATACGGTAAAAGATCTTTCCCGATGGACAGATACCTGGACAGATGTGAAAAACGAGCTATATTTGGGCGAATTGTCCTGGCTGAAGCACCATTACGAAATGAAGCTTTTTAAAATCGGCAGACTGCAGTTCTGCATGGGTGAATGTGAACATGATATCCCTTCTAAAGGTTTGAAAGTAGGCGACACGGTTATGGAAATACATATTCCTGAAGCCGGTCCGCTGGATAAAGAAGCGTGCAAAGCATCCATCGAGCAGGCGAAATCATTCTTTTCTAAATATTTCCCTGAATTTGAGTATAAATACTTCACATGTCATTCCTGGTTGTTAGACCAGACCCTTTCTGAAATTTTAAACGAAAACAGCAATATTTTAAAATTCCAGGAACTGTTTGAAATTGTGGACCGTGATGAAGCAGACTCTCTTTTAGGTTATATTTTCAAGTGGAAAATTAACCGCCGTCAGGCACTAAGTTGTGTATGCAACTCAGGTTTTGCTCAGCGCGTAAAGGACAGAATTTTAAAGAACGGCAAATTTTATAACGGTCTTGGTGTAATCGAAAAGTAA
- a CDS encoding PhoH family protein produces the protein MERILQVKNQEEMANVFGVFDENIRTVEREYNVQITQRDEIVKIKGEEEQTELAAMVIENLLTVAATGEKITAQNVNYMISAVNEGNSQRAVELSSSAICVTAKGKTIKAKTVGQAQYIEAIIANSIVFGIGPAGTGKTYLAVAAAVNSLRNKEVNRIILTRPAIEAGEKLGFLPGDLQNKVDPYLRPLYDALHDMLGAELCQSYLEKGIIEVAPLAYMRGRTLDDSYIILDEAQNTTTEQMKMFLTRIGFSSKAVVTGDVTQIDLPYDKTSGLKEVQKILKDIDGIAFCRLTEKDVVRHPLVQKIITAYEEYNRRQIKEKNKKW, from the coding sequence ATGGAGAGAATTTTACAGGTTAAAAACCAAGAGGAAATGGCAAATGTATTCGGGGTGTTTGACGAAAACATCCGTACCGTAGAACGGGAATACAATGTGCAGATTACCCAAAGGGACGAAATCGTAAAAATCAAGGGCGAGGAAGAACAGACCGAGCTTGCAGCAATGGTCATCGAAAACTTGCTGACCGTTGCGGCAACAGGCGAAAAAATCACCGCTCAGAATGTAAATTATATGATTTCTGCGGTGAACGAGGGCAACAGCCAAAGAGCGGTAGAGCTTTCAAGCTCTGCAATCTGTGTGACCGCCAAGGGCAAAACCATTAAAGCCAAAACGGTGGGGCAGGCACAGTATATCGAAGCCATTATTGCAAACAGCATTGTGTTTGGCATCGGGCCTGCAGGTACGGGTAAAACCTATCTTGCGGTGGCGGCGGCTGTCAATTCCCTGCGCAACAAAGAGGTTAACCGCATCATCTTAACCCGTCCTGCCATTGAAGCAGGCGAAAAGCTTGGCTTTTTACCGGGCGACCTGCAAAATAAAGTCGACCCGTATTTGCGACCCCTTTACGATGCGCTTCATGATATGTTAGGTGCAGAGCTTTGCCAGAGCTATCTGGAAAAAGGGATCATTGAGGTGGCACCCCTTGCCTATATGCGCGGCAGAACCTTAGATGATAGCTACATCATCTTAGACGAAGCACAAAACACCACCACCGAGCAGATGAAAATGTTCTTAACCCGAATCGGCTTTTCTTCCAAGGCGGTGGTAACAGGTGACGTGACGCAGATTGACCTGCCTTACGACAAAACCTCCGGCTTAAAAGAGGTGCAGAAAATCTTAAAGGATATTGACGGCATCGCCTTTTGCCGGCTCACCGAAAAAGACGTGGTGCGTCATCCGCTGGTACAAAAGATTATCACGGCGTACGAGGAATATAACCGCCGTCAGATAAAGGAGAAAAACAAGAAATGGTAA
- a CDS encoding sporulation protein YqfD gives MFKKVFYFLKGYVIIKVEGKFPERFLNVAGRKNLLMWQVRPVSGGIVFCAPVSDFKKMQEISENTDCTVKLLKKVGFWHTVKMHQNRKALAIGVLVFVLVLFGMLSLLWDIRITGIDRIPEKQIRAELKRNGIYPFAFVYGINKTSACKNIVANNADISWIGIEIKGSRAFVEIVETVPKPAIQDKSVPCNLIADKSGVVTALEIESGVTMVKIGDTVTEGQLLVSGIADSSAQGVRFLHAEGEVYVKNWYQKDVEFPLTQKDIRKTGNRKSHFTVRFFGKEIPVWLNTDIPFRSAEQTFKYYGPVKRAVYDEVVAVETQYTQEEALKQAEDDYRQELLKIGKVEKIESTVSEQNNILHIHFTAEVTEKTGVKRMIERETDGENFTG, from the coding sequence ATGTTTAAAAAAGTATTTTATTTTTTAAAAGGATATGTTATAATAAAAGTTGAGGGAAAATTCCCCGAACGGTTTTTGAATGTGGCAGGCAGAAAGAATCTTCTGATGTGGCAGGTGCGTCCCGTTTCGGGCGGTATTGTTTTTTGCGCACCCGTGTCGGATTTTAAGAAAATGCAGGAAATTTCCGAAAATACCGACTGCACCGTAAAGCTCTTAAAAAAAGTTGGTTTTTGGCATACCGTTAAGATGCATCAAAACCGAAAAGCGCTCGCCATTGGCGTTTTGGTGTTTGTGCTGGTGCTTTTTGGTATGCTGTCTTTGCTGTGGGATATCCGAATTACGGGCATCGACCGCATTCCCGAAAAGCAAATCCGTGCCGAACTAAAACGAAACGGCATTTATCCCTTTGCCTTTGTGTACGGCATAAACAAGACGTCTGCCTGCAAAAACATAGTGGCGAACAATGCAGATATTTCGTGGATTGGCATTGAAATCAAAGGGAGCCGAGCCTTTGTGGAAATTGTAGAAACCGTTCCAAAGCCTGCGATACAGGACAAATCCGTCCCTTGCAATCTGATTGCGGATAAAAGCGGTGTGGTAACTGCTCTTGAAATTGAAAGCGGTGTGACCATGGTTAAAATCGGGGACACCGTAACAGAGGGTCAGCTTTTGGTCAGCGGTATAGCAGACAGCTCTGCACAAGGCGTACGTTTTTTGCACGCAGAGGGCGAGGTGTATGTGAAAAACTGGTACCAAAAGGATGTGGAATTTCCGCTCACCCAAAAAGATATCCGAAAAACGGGCAACCGTAAAAGCCATTTTACAGTAAGGTTTTTCGGCAAGGAAATTCCCGTATGGCTGAATACCGATATTCCATTCCGCTCTGCCGAGCAGACGTTTAAATATTACGGACCGGTTAAAAGGGCGGTGTATGACGAGGTGGTTGCGGTTGAAACGCAATATACGCAGGAAGAAGCTTTAAAACAGGCAGAGGACGACTACAGACAAGAGCTTTTGAAAATCGGAAAGGTAGAAAAAATAGAAAGTACAGTAAGCGAACAAAACAACATTTTACATATTCACTTCACAGCCGAAGTGACAGAAAAAACAGGCGTGAAACGCATGATAGAAAGGGAAACCGATGGAGAGAATTTTACAGGTTAA
- the era gene encoding GTPase Era: MKSGFVSIIGRPNAGKSTLLNALNGEKLAVVSDKPQTTRNTITGILTDKDKQIVFLDTPGIHTPKTKLGEFMVKEAKEAISAVDMVLFVIEPGHDYDNENIIATLKDTDVPVLLIINKIDMYEKENLLEIIAKYSTLMSFDEIIPISAKKGDGVMLVMEAIEKRLEEGPMYFPDDMITDQPEKQIAAEIIREKALWCLDKEVPHGIAVEISSFKENKKGILEIGATIYCEKSSHKGIIIGKGGAMLKKIGSLSRGDMERFFGTKVFLELWVKVKEGWRDSDFLLRNFGYDKSDN, from the coding sequence ATGAAATCAGGATTTGTATCCATTATCGGACGTCCCAATGCGGGCAAGTCCACATTATTAAACGCCCTAAACGGCGAAAAACTGGCGGTGGTATCGGACAAGCCCCAGACCACCCGTAACACCATCACAGGCATTTTGACCGACAAGGACAAGCAGATTGTATTCTTAGATACCCCCGGTATCCACACCCCAAAAACAAAGCTTGGTGAATTTATGGTAAAGGAAGCCAAGGAAGCCATCTCCGCAGTGGATATGGTGCTGTTTGTCATTGAGCCGGGGCATGATTATGACAACGAAAATATCATTGCAACCTTAAAAGATACCGATGTGCCTGTACTGCTCATCATCAACAAAATTGACATGTACGAAAAGGAAAATTTGCTGGAAATCATTGCAAAATACAGCACTTTGATGTCTTTTGATGAAATCATTCCCATCTCTGCAAAAAAAGGGGACGGTGTAATGCTTGTTATGGAAGCCATTGAAAAGCGTCTGGAGGAAGGACCCATGTATTTCCCCGACGACATGATTACAGACCAACCCGAAAAGCAGATTGCGGCAGAAATTATCCGCGAAAAAGCGCTGTGGTGCCTGGATAAAGAGGTGCCCCACGGTATTGCGGTGGAAATCTCGTCTTTCAAAGAAAATAAAAAGGGAATTTTGGAAATCGGTGCCACCATTTATTGCGAAAAGAGCAGTCACAAGGGCATCATCATCGGCAAAGGCGGAGCGATGCTTAAAAAAATCGGAAGTCTGTCGCGCGGTGACATGGAACGGTTTTTCGGCACAAAGGTTTTCTTAGAGCTTTGGGTGAAGGTCAAAGAGGGCTGGAGAGATTCGGATTTCCTGCTTCGCAACTTCGGCTACGATAAATCCGATAACTGA
- a CDS encoding sporulation protein YqfC, which produces MKKLKEKLSEALEIPKEISMDYPRLTLIGKDQLYIENGKAIVSYTDTFVQMNTSTYFLKISGENLRIKQMTGELMEIRGDFMKIELEK; this is translated from the coding sequence TTGAAAAAACTGAAAGAAAAGCTGAGTGAGGCGCTGGAAATTCCCAAAGAAATTTCCATGGATTATCCGCGTCTGACTTTGATTGGCAAGGACCAGCTTTATATAGAAAACGGCAAAGCCATTGTCAGCTACACCGACACCTTTGTACAGATGAATACCAGCACCTATTTTCTGAAGATTTCGGGCGAAAATTTAAGAATTAAACAGATGACGGGCGAGCTGATGGAAATTCGGGGCGATTTTATGAAAATAGAACTGGAAAAATAG
- the ybeY gene encoding rRNA maturation RNase YbeY, producing the protein MVIYANEQERFETEKLSDMIEKCVQESLNVHGITDEAEISVLFTDNAGIQEINASMRNIDKETDVLSFPQYEFETPGVLVKDEGYPYLLLGDIVLSLEKADEQAKEFGHSYEREVGYLTVHSMLHLLGYDHMTDTDKPIMRAKEEEILEKIGLTRD; encoded by the coding sequence ATGGTAATCTATGCAAATGAACAGGAACGGTTTGAAACCGAAAAGCTGTCGGATATGATAGAAAAATGTGTGCAGGAAAGCTTAAATGTCCACGGCATCACCGACGAAGCGGAAATTTCGGTGCTGTTTACCGATAACGCAGGCATTCAGGAAATTAACGCAAGTATGCGGAATATTGATAAAGAAACCGACGTTTTGTCCTTTCCCCAGTATGAATTTGAAACGCCGGGCGTTTTGGTAAAGGACGAGGGGTATCCGTATCTGTTGCTTGGCGATATTGTGTTAAGTTTAGAAAAAGCGGACGAGCAGGCAAAGGAATTCGGACATTCGTACGAGCGGGAAGTGGGATATTTAACGGTGCATTCCATGCTCCACCTTTTAGGCTACGACCACATGACCGACACCGATAAACCCATCATGCGCGCAAAGGAAGAGGAAATTTTAGAAAAAATAGGCTTAACACGAGATTAA